In the Flavisolibacter tropicus genome, one interval contains:
- a CDS encoding heme-binding domain-containing protein, which translates to MKRKILITLLVLFIAIQFIRPKANNGAALQSTDYTHYVSVPTNVQQLLEKSCYDCHSNHTNYPWYSYINPVGLWLNNHIDDGKREINFSDFSKWDKKKMAHKLQEVAEQVEKGDMPLKSYTLIHTDAKLNEQERNIIIQWAKGEQERLSKP; encoded by the coding sequence ATGAAACGGAAAATTTTAATCACCCTATTGGTCTTATTTATTGCTATTCAATTTATCAGACCTAAAGCCAATAATGGTGCTGCACTTCAAAGTACAGACTATACGCATTATGTATCAGTTCCTACCAATGTTCAACAGTTATTAGAGAAGTCTTGTTACGATTGCCACTCTAATCATACCAATTACCCATGGTATAGCTATATCAACCCTGTAGGGCTATGGCTGAATAATCACATAGATGACGGAAAAAGAGAGATTAATTTTTCTGATTTTTCAAAATGGGATAAAAAGAAAATGGCTCATAAACTACAGGAAGTAGCGGAACAAGTAGAGAAAGGTGATATGCCCTTAAAATCATATACCCTAATTCATACAGATGCCAAATTGAATGAACAGGAACGTAATATCATTATTCAATGGGCCAAAGGAGAACAAGAGCGTTTGAGTAAACCGTAA
- a CDS encoding bifunctional ADP-dependent NAD(P)H-hydrate dehydratase/NAD(P)H-hydrate epimerase — translation MKLFTAEQIKRWDAFTIQHQGISSLELMKRAATKCVNWLTEHGYTNYNFVIFCGKGNNGGDGLAIARLLAQQGENVEVYILEFGKKGSDDFQANLERLHDLPVTINYIQEGVSLPPIQPASVVIDALFGAGLNKPLEGLSQKLVYHINRSGSTIIAVDVPSGLFLSQSSKGNTIIEATFTLTFQTYKLGLLLAENASYLGLVQVLNIGLNIEFYEAEPTTFETIDFSLVSSLYKPRNRFSHKGTFGHALIIGGSFGKIGAVVLAATACARTGCGLTTTYMPSCGYTIMQTALPEAMALVDSEDRLISHIPTIDLSTFSAIGLGPGLGTAPATQHAVAALLQSISKPLVVDADGLNCLSLNKELLNQLPSYSILTPHPKEFDRLFGESPNEVERIQKAVQNAQALQVIIILKGHHTLIALPNGRAYFNMTGNAGMAKGGSGDVLTGIVTSLLAQSYSPETAALLGVHLHGAAGDHNAQNLTQETMIASDLIDSLSFAFRYLQKA, via the coding sequence GTGAAGTTATTTACTGCTGAGCAAATAAAACGCTGGGATGCGTTCACCATTCAACATCAAGGCATTTCTTCATTAGAGTTAATGAAACGTGCAGCTACTAAGTGTGTAAACTGGCTCACGGAACATGGATACACCAATTACAACTTTGTTATCTTTTGTGGAAAAGGTAATAATGGCGGTGATGGATTGGCTATTGCCCGGTTACTTGCACAGCAAGGCGAGAATGTAGAGGTATATATTCTTGAGTTTGGTAAAAAAGGCTCCGATGATTTCCAAGCTAATCTGGAGCGTTTACATGATTTACCTGTAACTATAAACTATATACAAGAGGGTGTTTCTCTTCCACCCATTCAGCCCGCATCTGTAGTAATAGATGCTTTGTTTGGCGCTGGGCTTAACAAACCGCTAGAGGGACTAAGCCAAAAATTAGTATACCATATCAATCGATCGGGATCTACTATTATAGCTGTCGATGTTCCTAGCGGACTTTTTCTGAGTCAGTCATCAAAAGGGAATACCATTATTGAAGCCACATTCACGCTTACATTTCAAACTTATAAATTAGGACTTCTATTAGCAGAAAATGCTTCCTATCTGGGTTTGGTGCAAGTACTGAATATTGGCTTAAATATAGAATTTTATGAAGCTGAGCCAACAACCTTTGAAACAATAGACTTTTCACTTGTATCATCTTTATATAAGCCTCGGAATCGTTTTTCACACAAGGGTACATTTGGACACGCACTAATTATAGGTGGCAGTTTTGGGAAGATAGGCGCTGTGGTATTAGCGGCCACAGCTTGCGCTCGCACGGGCTGTGGTCTTACTACTACGTATATGCCTTCCTGTGGATATACTATTATGCAAACAGCTTTACCTGAAGCAATGGCATTAGTAGACAGCGAAGACCGCTTAATTTCACACATACCAACTATAGATTTAAGTACATTTTCAGCAATAGGTTTAGGGCCAGGCTTAGGCACAGCCCCAGCTACTCAGCATGCGGTAGCTGCACTGCTGCAATCAATAAGTAAACCCTTGGTAGTAGATGCAGATGGATTAAATTGTCTTTCTCTCAATAAAGAACTACTGAATCAGCTTCCCTCCTATTCTATTTTAACTCCTCATCCAAAAGAGTTTGATCGCTTGTTTGGAGAAAGCCCTAATGAGGTGGAGCGGATTCAAAAAGCAGTGCAAAATGCGCAAGCCCTACAAGTGATCATAATATTAAAAGGTCACCATACATTGATTGCACTACCCAATGGTAGAGCCTATTTTAATATGACAGGGAATGCCGGCATGGCTAAAGGAGGAAGCGGAGATGTACTTACAGGTATTGTAACATCCTTACTGGCCCAAAGTTATTCACCAGAAACTGCAGCCCTTCTGGGAGTACATCTTCACGGAGCTGCCGGCGATCATAATGCACAGAATCTTACACAAGAAACGATGATCGCATCGGACCTTATTGATTCGCTGAGTTTTGCATTTCGGTATTTACAAAAAGCTTAA
- a CDS encoding GbsR/MarR family transcriptional regulator, with protein sequence MKLQEAKRQFIQTWARLGTEWGINRTMAQVHALLLVTDKLLSTEDVMEELSISRGNANMNLRELMNWDLIYKELVPGDRKEYFKAEKDVWEIAKRIARERKKREIEPVLRELKELQDIEDKSSAESARFLKTVKDIHGFATKIDKSAESMLKADENWFFGAILKLLK encoded by the coding sequence ATGAAGTTGCAAGAGGCTAAGCGTCAATTCATACAAACATGGGCGAGGTTAGGTACAGAGTGGGGGATCAATCGCACGATGGCTCAAGTACATGCCTTGCTTTTAGTTACTGACAAGCTTTTAAGTACTGAAGATGTAATGGAAGAGCTAAGTATCTCAAGGGGTAATGCTAATATGAATTTACGTGAGCTAATGAATTGGGATCTTATTTATAAAGAACTGGTTCCTGGTGATCGTAAAGAATATTTTAAGGCCGAAAAGGATGTATGGGAAATTGCTAAACGTATAGCCCGCGAGAGAAAGAAAAGAGAAATAGAACCTGTATTACGTGAGTTAAAAGAATTGCAGGATATTGAAGATAAGAGTTCGGCAGAGAGTGCCCGTTTTTTGAAAACAGTAAAAGATATTCATGGCTTTGCCACAAAGATTGATAAGAGTGCCGAATCAATGTTAAAGGCAGATGAGAACTGGTTTTTTGGTGCTATTCTAAAGCTATTAAAATAG
- the serA gene encoding phosphoglycerate dehydrogenase, which produces MDPKTSYPKDKINVVLLENISENAVKNFKNAGYSQVTKLTKALPEEELIQVIRNCHILGIRSKTSVTPKVLEAAQKLQAIGCFCIGVNQVNLDAAIQHGVAVFNAPYSNTRSVAELVIGASIMLIRRIPDKNKAAHLGIWQKEASGSYELRGKTLGIIGYGNIGTQVSVLAEALGMKVLFYDVETKLPLGNAVDARSLKELMSKADIITLHVPETAQTKGLLNKNNLKYCKKGAIVINYARGEVVDLAALRKALESGHIGGAAVDVFPVEPEKNGDSFETPLQNLPNVLLTPHVGGSTEEAQQNIGEDVSSKLLNFLEKGITLGSHTVPGLSLPPQEGAHRILHVHRNVPGVLSQINGQLSKYKINIVGQYLKTNEEIGYVVVDVDKQLSQQAAKLLRAVPETIKVRLLY; this is translated from the coding sequence ATGGACCCTAAGACGAGCTATCCCAAAGACAAAATTAATGTAGTGCTGCTAGAAAACATTAGTGAAAATGCTGTAAAAAACTTTAAAAATGCTGGTTACAGCCAGGTTACGAAGCTAACGAAAGCCTTACCAGAAGAAGAGTTGATTCAAGTCATTCGAAATTGTCATATTCTAGGCATCCGATCAAAAACCAGTGTTACCCCTAAGGTTCTGGAAGCAGCACAAAAGCTTCAGGCAATTGGTTGTTTTTGTATTGGAGTGAATCAGGTGAATCTGGATGCCGCGATTCAGCATGGCGTAGCGGTTTTTAATGCCCCATATAGTAATACACGCTCAGTTGCTGAGCTTGTAATAGGCGCTTCAATTATGCTCATCCGTAGAATACCTGATAAAAATAAAGCAGCCCATTTGGGCATCTGGCAAAAGGAAGCGAGTGGCAGCTATGAGCTTAGAGGTAAAACTTTAGGCATAATAGGATATGGTAATATTGGAACGCAAGTGAGCGTATTGGCTGAGGCCTTGGGTATGAAGGTGTTATTTTATGATGTGGAAACCAAACTACCCTTAGGAAATGCGGTTGATGCCCGTTCATTGAAGGAACTGATGAGTAAAGCAGACATCATTACACTACATGTACCTGAAACGGCTCAAACAAAAGGGTTATTAAATAAAAATAACCTGAAGTACTGTAAGAAAGGGGCGATCGTGATCAATTATGCCAGGGGAGAGGTAGTGGACTTAGCAGCTTTACGTAAAGCGTTGGAGTCTGGTCATATAGGCGGCGCTGCAGTTGATGTGTTTCCTGTTGAACCTGAAAAGAATGGAGATAGTTTTGAAACACCGCTTCAAAACTTACCCAATGTATTGTTAACGCCGCATGTTGGTGGATCGACAGAAGAAGCACAACAAAATATTGGGGAAGATGTTAGCAGCAAACTTCTGAATTTTTTGGAGAAAGGTATTACACTTGGTTCTCATACCGTACCGGGATTGTCACTTCCTCCTCAGGAAGGCGCCCATAGAATCCTACACGTTCACCGAAATGTACCTGGTGTATTATCACAAATTAACGGGCAGCTTTCAAAATATAAGATCAATATCGTAGGGCAGTATCTGAAAACCAATGAGGAGATTGGTTATGTGGTAGTGGATGTAGATAAACAGTTATCGCAGCAAGCTGCCAAACTATTGAGAGCTGTGCCTGAAACTATTAAGGTTAGATTATTGTATTAA
- a CDS encoding TIGR01777 family oxidoreductase, whose protein sequence is MYNKIILAGGSGYLGQVLADYYKDKAKEIIILSRKANATNGNITYHQWDAETKGEWVKQLEGADLLVNLCGKNVNCRYTPENRRAILSSRILPTELLAAAIMDLTHPPKLWLQCASATIYRHAEDRYQDEENGEIGEDFSVEVCKAWEACFMKAEVPGVRKVVLRVSMVLGCKDGVFPRLKNLVLSGIGGCQGKGNQYVSWIHEQDFARITEWILLNESFNGVLNVSAPEAVTNKSFMQLLRKAYRVPIGINTPQWLLEIGAILIGTETELVLKSRWVYPKRLLNLGFQFQYLNVQDAIKDLSRKKE, encoded by the coding sequence ATGTACAATAAAATAATACTAGCAGGCGGTTCGGGTTATTTAGGCCAAGTGTTGGCTGATTATTATAAGGATAAGGCTAAAGAGATCATTATTTTGAGCCGAAAAGCTAATGCTACCAATGGGAATATAACTTATCATCAATGGGACGCAGAAACGAAAGGTGAGTGGGTAAAGCAATTGGAAGGAGCCGATCTATTGGTTAACCTTTGTGGCAAAAATGTAAACTGCCGGTATACCCCTGAAAATCGGCGAGCTATTTTAAGCTCCCGCATTTTACCAACCGAATTGCTTGCTGCGGCTATAATGGATTTAACGCATCCACCTAAACTATGGCTTCAGTGTGCATCTGCTACTATTTACCGACATGCAGAGGATAGATACCAGGATGAGGAAAACGGCGAAATAGGGGAAGACTTTTCTGTTGAAGTTTGTAAAGCCTGGGAAGCGTGCTTTATGAAAGCAGAAGTGCCAGGAGTACGAAAAGTAGTCTTACGAGTTAGTATGGTTCTAGGATGTAAGGATGGTGTATTTCCCCGCCTAAAAAATCTTGTGCTTTCCGGAATAGGGGGCTGTCAAGGCAAGGGGAATCAATATGTTTCCTGGATTCACGAACAGGATTTTGCAAGAATTACTGAATGGATATTGTTGAATGAATCATTTAACGGCGTACTTAACGTTTCTGCTCCAGAGGCGGTTACTAATAAGTCGTTTATGCAATTATTACGAAAAGCATATCGCGTACCCATTGGCATTAATACGCCACAGTGGTTATTAGAAATAGGTGCTATTCTAATTGGCACAGAAACGGAACTAGTTTTAAAAAGTCGATGGGTATATCCTAAGCGTCTTTTGAACTTGGGGTTTCAATTTCAATATCTAAATGTGCAAGACGCAATAAAAGATTTATCTAGAAAGAAGGAATAA
- the nuoM gene encoding NADH-quinone oxidoreductase subunit M has product MILIMIITTLLLGGILCWLFDRWAPDLVKWIALVSVLTCLVLGCSLWIYKPDLPINANTWLVNYQASWIPTFGIGFHLAIDGLSLVLLLLTFFLGSLAVLCSWNEIQQRVGFYFFNLLWTLAGICGVFMALDLFLFYFFWEIMLIPMYFLISLWGDNNRRYAAFKFFIFTQVGGLLMLVAILALYFMHGAQTGIYSFDYESLLTTSIRPSTARWLLLGFMIAFVIKLPMVPFHNWLPDAHSEAPTAGSLILAGLLLKTGAYGIIRFVLPFFPQASIEVAWLAMFLGVVGIVYGAMLAFAQTDIKRLIAYTSVSHMGFVLVGIFAFREMAMQGVIMQMITHGISTGALFLLAGMIKERLHTRDIGQMGGLWTSMPAMGSIAMIFTMASLGLPALGNFIAEFLILMSAFTVNVPLTIIATLGLVFSALYSLRLMQKVFLGTNISERHINDLSIREIIILSSLTIAIVLLGLYPQLVFDMTRNVVLQFVSSGESVVIN; this is encoded by the coding sequence ATGATATTAATAATGATAATAACAACCTTGCTCTTAGGAGGCATCCTTTGCTGGCTGTTTGATCGTTGGGCGCCAGATTTGGTTAAATGGATTGCATTGGTAAGTGTTCTCACATGCCTTGTTCTGGGGTGTAGTTTATGGATATATAAACCTGATCTTCCTATAAATGCAAACACGTGGCTGGTGAATTATCAAGCCAGCTGGATTCCTACATTTGGTATTGGATTTCATTTAGCCATTGACGGCCTAAGTCTTGTATTGTTACTCTTAACTTTTTTCTTAGGAAGTTTGGCTGTTTTATGTTCCTGGAACGAAATACAACAAAGAGTCGGCTTTTACTTTTTCAATCTCCTCTGGACATTAGCTGGCATTTGTGGCGTCTTTATGGCACTTGATCTATTCCTGTTTTATTTCTTCTGGGAGATCATGCTAATACCTATGTATTTTTTGATTTCCCTTTGGGGAGATAATAACCGACGCTATGCTGCTTTTAAATTTTTCATTTTTACACAGGTCGGTGGTTTATTAATGTTGGTAGCAATACTTGCTTTATACTTTATGCATGGAGCACAAACTGGGATTTACTCATTTGATTATGAAAGTTTACTAACTACTTCAATAAGGCCATCTACAGCCCGATGGCTTCTATTGGGATTTATGATAGCTTTTGTCATCAAACTACCAATGGTACCCTTTCACAATTGGTTGCCAGATGCACATAGTGAAGCACCAACAGCAGGCAGTTTGATCTTGGCTGGACTATTACTTAAAACAGGAGCGTATGGTATCATCCGGTTTGTACTTCCTTTTTTCCCTCAAGCATCTATAGAAGTAGCCTGGTTGGCCATGTTTCTGGGAGTAGTCGGCATTGTATATGGAGCTATGCTGGCATTTGCACAAACAGATATAAAGCGGCTGATCGCATACACTTCAGTAAGCCATATGGGCTTTGTTCTAGTAGGCATTTTTGCTTTTCGGGAAATGGCCATGCAGGGAGTGATTATGCAAATGATCACCCATGGTATTAGTACAGGCGCGCTTTTCTTATTAGCAGGAATGATAAAAGAGCGGCTTCACACAAGAGATATTGGCCAGATGGGAGGACTTTGGACTTCCATGCCAGCTATGGGAAGTATAGCGATGATCTTTACTATGGCCTCTTTAGGTTTACCCGCATTAGGAAACTTCATAGCTGAATTCCTCATTTTAATGAGTGCCTTTACAGTCAATGTCCCACTTACGATCATTGCTACGCTAGGCTTGGTATTTTCTGCTTTGTACTCCTTGCGCTTAATGCAAAAAGTATTCTTAGGTACAAATATCAGTGAGCGGCATATTAATGATCTGTCCATAAGAGAGATCATTATACTTTCCTCTTTAACAATTGCGATTGTTTTACTTGGCTTATATCCGCAACTAGTATTTGATATGACGAGAAATGTTGTACTACAATTTGTCAGTAGTGGCGAGTCTGTAGTAATAAATTGA
- a CDS encoding serine hydrolase domain-containing protein, with translation MKTIFLTCCAFVMLWGCKSEKKGKDLFAATTISKPPTPTLPEEEKKKYHDLVSHFVESTFKRGSFNGSILVAKNGVPVYEAYLGYQDIRKKTDTLTENSVFQIASTSKPFTAAAVLKLAEQNKIDLNALVSQYLPGFPYPEVTIKSLLTHRSGLPNYLYYMDKGDWDRKVLATNADVINTLQNWQPPRAFKPNTAFNYCNTNYVLLAAIVEKVSGITFPEFLKQNFFEPLGMTNTYVHTIQDSAHTVPSFDGYGAQWALDFSDGPYGDKNIYSTPKDLLKWDQGWYNGIISNSLMDSAFLPYSNEKPSMHNYGLGWRLLMLPNGKKVIYHHGRWHGFNSCFARLTDEKVTIIVLTNKFNRSIYGITRKMYNLFGSYDEHEGPAEE, from the coding sequence TTGAAAACTATATTCCTTACCTGCTGCGCTTTTGTGATGTTGTGGGGTTGTAAGTCAGAGAAAAAAGGTAAAGACCTGTTTGCTGCTACTACAATTAGCAAACCACCTACACCTACCCTTCCTGAAGAAGAAAAAAAGAAATACCACGACCTTGTTTCCCATTTTGTAGAATCCACGTTCAAGCGTGGCTCCTTTAACGGATCTATTCTAGTGGCTAAGAATGGGGTTCCCGTATATGAAGCTTACTTAGGATACCAGGATATTCGTAAGAAAACAGATACCCTTACTGAAAATTCGGTGTTCCAAATAGCCTCTACCAGTAAGCCATTTACTGCCGCAGCGGTTTTAAAATTAGCAGAACAAAATAAAATTGATCTTAACGCTCTTGTAAGTCAATATCTGCCAGGCTTCCCTTATCCCGAGGTAACTATTAAATCCTTGCTTACGCACCGCAGTGGTTTGCCTAACTATCTATACTATATGGATAAGGGCGATTGGGATAGAAAAGTACTGGCAACTAATGCAGACGTTATTAATACCTTACAAAACTGGCAGCCCCCGCGAGCCTTTAAGCCTAATACAGCTTTTAATTATTGTAATACCAACTATGTGCTGCTTGCCGCTATAGTAGAAAAGGTAAGCGGAATAACATTCCCTGAGTTTTTAAAACAAAACTTCTTTGAGCCATTGGGTATGACCAATACATATGTTCATACTATACAAGACTCTGCACATACTGTACCATCCTTTGATGGCTACGGTGCGCAATGGGCGTTAGACTTTAGCGATGGCCCTTATGGTGATAAGAATATCTACTCTACTCCAAAAGATCTATTAAAATGGGATCAGGGTTGGTACAATGGCATCATAAGCAATTCTTTAATGGACTCTGCATTTTTGCCTTACAGTAACGAAAAACCGTCTATGCATAATTATGGACTGGGATGGCGTTTATTGATGTTACCAAATGGTAAGAAGGTCATTTACCATCATGGTCGTTGGCATGGATTCAACTCATGCTTTGCACGATTAACAGATGAGAAGGTAACAATCATTGTGCTAACGAATAAATTTAACCGTAGCATCTATGGTATAACTCGTAAAATGTATAACTTGTTTGGCAGTTACGATGAGCATGAGGGACCGGCTGAAGAATAA
- a CDS encoding NADH-quinone oxidoreductase subunit N, protein MNEVQFYALLPFTLLAAASIIVILLIAFKQSHTVIQITGFVMMCLVIFTMWYVRDLLPVKLDPLFIVDGFAALFTGLIVLSVLAIGLLSYIYFEEREENPKEYYILLFLSTLGSAILTISQHFISFFIGLEILSVSLYALIAYLRNRNNAIEAGMKYLVLAALSSAFLLFGMALIYMETGSMYFSNIAHHLATQPTSGLFITGIGLMVVAIGFKLALVPFHLWAADVYQGAPAPVTAFIATVSKIGVFAVLLRFGLAVSLQTFSLAQLIFIVIAVITMISGNILALLQNNIKRLLAYSSIAHLGYLLVAFLPGNEAGVEAAVFYLLAYSITILAAFGVITLLSNRQRDAEDLEFYRGLFWRNPVMATVLAFALLSLAGIPLTAGFIGKFYVLASGVQQTLWLPVITLVLTSVFGAFYYLRVISILFAESAPALMNENRLHPFFYYSTYTALITLTLLLIGLGVYPRIAIDSIKAFLLIR, encoded by the coding sequence ATGAATGAAGTCCAATTTTATGCTTTATTACCCTTTACGTTGCTTGCAGCAGCTTCCATTATAGTAATTCTATTAATTGCTTTTAAACAGAGCCATACAGTTATACAAATAACAGGCTTTGTAATGATGTGCCTGGTAATTTTTACAATGTGGTATGTGCGAGACTTGCTCCCTGTAAAACTAGATCCATTATTTATTGTAGATGGCTTTGCTGCCCTATTTACAGGTTTGATTGTTCTTTCCGTACTCGCTATCGGGTTGCTTTCATATATCTACTTTGAAGAACGTGAAGAGAACCCTAAGGAATATTACATTCTTTTGTTCCTAAGTACATTAGGATCAGCTATACTAACCATCAGCCAGCATTTTATTTCATTCTTTATTGGATTGGAAATATTAAGCGTAAGTCTTTACGCGTTAATAGCTTATTTGCGTAATCGAAATAATGCGATTGAGGCCGGTATGAAGTACCTGGTATTGGCAGCACTATCATCAGCTTTTCTTTTATTTGGTATGGCGTTGATCTATATGGAAACAGGTAGCATGTATTTTAGCAACATAGCACATCATTTAGCTACTCAGCCTACTTCTGGCTTATTTATAACAGGTATTGGGTTGATGGTAGTAGCCATTGGTTTTAAATTAGCACTGGTTCCATTTCATTTATGGGCTGCAGATGTTTACCAGGGGGCACCAGCTCCAGTTACAGCTTTTATTGCAACAGTTTCCAAAATTGGCGTGTTTGCCGTATTGCTTCGTTTTGGACTAGCCGTATCACTACAAACATTTTCTTTAGCTCAGTTGATATTTATAGTAATTGCTGTTATTACCATGATCAGTGGTAATATACTGGCACTTTTGCAGAATAATATTAAACGCCTCTTAGCCTACTCCTCTATTGCTCATCTGGGCTATCTGCTTGTTGCTTTTTTGCCGGGCAATGAGGCCGGTGTAGAAGCTGCAGTTTTTTATCTATTGGCTTATTCAATTACTATTCTTGCTGCTTTTGGCGTTATAACGCTCTTATCTAATCGACAACGGGATGCAGAAGACTTAGAATTCTATAGAGGATTATTTTGGAGAAATCCGGTTATGGCAACTGTTCTAGCCTTTGCACTCCTTTCTTTAGCAGGTATTCCTCTAACCGCTGGTTTTATTGGAAAGTTCTATGTACTAGCCTCTGGCGTACAACAAACATTATGGTTACCGGTTATTACACTGGTACTTACAAGTGTATTTGGAGCGTTTTATTACCTGCGGGTAATAAGTATACTTTTTGCTGAATCAGCTCCTGCTTTAATGAATGAAAACAGATTGCATCCTTTCTTTTATTACAGCACTTATACAGCACTAATAACGCTGACCTTATTGTTGATAGGTCTTGGTGTTTATCCCAGAATTGCTATTGATAGTATTAAAGCATTTCTTCTAATTAGGTAA
- a CDS encoding DCC1-like thiol-disulfide oxidoreductase family protein, translating to MKTLREHVILYDEACPMCNLYTSAFVKYKFLDKQGRASYQNMPKQFTCNIDAKRAVNEIALVNKKTGEVTYGVNSLIKILSQRFPVFKLVFQFKVFNWLATKAYRFVSYNRRIIMPALHKQEEQHEPSLHKGYRIAYLLLTWLFTALVLNAYSKTFTELLPPSTIARELFICGGQMLWQGAILYCFNRKKIWDYLGNMMTISFAGALLLSICLLFQSLFITYNSLIAIILFFVVVGLMFLEHIRRTKLLQLPWLLTASWVLYRCIVLIFIL from the coding sequence ATGAAAACATTGAGAGAACATGTTATACTTTATGATGAGGCCTGCCCTATGTGTAATTTATATACAAGCGCCTTTGTGAAATATAAGTTTTTGGATAAACAGGGTAGAGCATCCTACCAAAATATGCCTAAACAATTTACTTGTAACATAGACGCAAAACGAGCTGTTAATGAAATTGCCCTGGTTAATAAAAAGACTGGTGAAGTAACCTATGGAGTAAACAGTTTAATCAAAATATTATCGCAACGGTTTCCTGTTTTTAAACTCGTATTCCAATTCAAGGTTTTTAACTGGCTGGCTACCAAAGCGTATCGGTTTGTGTCGTATAACCGGCGTATTATAATGCCAGCCCTGCATAAACAAGAAGAGCAACATGAGCCTTCACTTCATAAAGGTTATCGCATTGCTTATTTGCTTTTAACCTGGCTTTTTACTGCTCTTGTGCTAAATGCCTATAGCAAGACATTCACTGAATTATTACCACCCTCTACTATTGCACGAGAGCTTTTCATTTGTGGCGGGCAAATGTTATGGCAAGGAGCAATTCTCTATTGCTTTAATCGAAAGAAAATTTGGGATTACCTCGGTAACATGATGACCATCTCTTTTGCTGGTGCCTTGCTTTTGAGTATATGTCTTTTGTTTCAATCACTGTTTATTACCTATAATAGTTTGATTGCCATAATTCTCTTTTTTGTCGTAGTCGGATTGATGTTTCTAGAACATATTCGACGTACAAAATTGCTTCAATTGCCATGGTTGCTGACAGCCAGTTGGGTTTTATACAGATGTATTGTATTGATCTTCATTTTATAA